The following nucleotide sequence is from Triticum dicoccoides isolate Atlit2015 ecotype Zavitan chromosome 7B, WEW_v2.0, whole genome shotgun sequence.
GGGCTAAACTTGTATTTGCTCATGCTGCTGCGTATTGATGATCATGAGTGTGATGCATTTTGATGATCTCCTTGTACCAGATGAGTGTGATGCGTACTGACCTTCACCTCGTTCTTTCTCTCGCAGACTCGAAGGAGACCATATGCAAGGCACCTCCTCTTCGGTCGTGAGAGTGTCCAGGGGTCGTGGGTGCGGCTAATGCCTATGTCTGTGGCCGCACTTGACACTGCCCTCTCTTTAAGGGCACATATCATTTTTTACAACTCTGCTATCTTTTCCCAAGTCTTTATTATCTTGCCTAGCCTTGTACTGATATGTATTATTTGATGCTAATTACCCAAGTTAGTGCATGACGTTAAGGATAACCTGAGAACACTTGCCTAAGTTTATAAGATATGACATGTGACAGACTGACAGTCCAAGCCTGCTGCTCTTTCAATGCTTTTGTTGTTGTACTATGCTTCTCTAGTTGTTTGAATGCTTTTGCTTCTTTTGTACCTGATGGTAAGGACCTTTCTTTTCTCCCGTGGGTTAAAATAATGGGAGTTTGCGTGGAAGGTTCTCTCGCTGTATGTGAATAGCAGTCTGATGTTACTTGGCAAATGTTTTTTCTATGATATGAGGGAAGAGATACTATCATGTGCATGGAAGGTTTTCAAGTGAGCACTTGTTAGTTTGTTTAGTACTTATGTAGTATGGGAAATATGCATAGGTATGTCCATGTGATTTTTAAGCATGCCTACCTGATACAGAGTTCTGTAACTGATGTTCTTTATTTGATAGTCTATAGCCTCTTATAGTTGAAAAGTTGAATAGTTACAGT
It contains:
- the LOC119340118 gene encoding receptor-like serine/threonine-protein kinase At3g01300; this encodes MGTFGYMVPEYTNTGKITDRSDVFSFGLVLLEIITGKRPVLADEPNGDDETLVSWTRRRPYARHLLFGRESVQGSWVRLMPMSVAALDTALSLRAHIIFYNSAIFSQVFIILPSLVLICII